Genomic window (Sulfurovum sp. NBC37-1):
GTGAAAAAGGTGAAAAAAGTCCTGAACCAGGAATAGCACCATTAGCGGGAAGAGACGCAACAATATTGGCACTTAGGATAAGAGCATATAGAGATCAGGACAAAGGTATTGGAACATATACTATGCATAAAAGCAGTGAGCTGATGAAAAATGAGACCGTTAAGCTTTCCGATATGCAAATTGGTGCTCTTGCTAAATATATTAGCAGTTTAAAATAATGCAGGTAGGGTATGCTGATCTTCTCAGTATATCCTATTGATATGTATTCGACTTCTCTTTCTTCCTGTTTGGAACATATTCCTTGTTACATTTCATAATATTTTAAATATGTTTGGCTATAATACTGCCCTTAAAGTTGTCTCGCCAAAGAGCGTTGCAGCGACCCCTGCTTTTGCAGTGGAAGAATGTGTATACATTAGAACAGGCTAGTTACCTGTCACTAAAATAAAGGGAACCTCTAATAATAGGTAATACCCACAATGGGCTTTGCAGATGTGAGATTGTGCAAAAGATTTATGAGTCCTAGCCATAGCTAAGACGAAGTAAATATCTTGTGCAAGATTGCGTCTGCAAAGCCCACCCTTTGGGCATCTCTAGCTTTCGCCTATGCGTCGTTATTCTTTTTTACCTTAGCTACGGCTAGGGTTTCAAAAGAGTGCCTAGCCTAGACAAAAGCTAGAGATGTTGCGGGTATTACCTATTATTAGAGGTTCCCTAAACTAAAAGGTTCAAACATGAGAAAAGGTATTCACCCTGAATATATGGAATGTAAAGTCACTTGTGCCTGCGGGAACAAGTTCGAAGTAAGATCGAACAAACCTGAAATGAGCAT
Coding sequences:
- a CDS encoding c-type cytochrome yields the protein MKKVIFTALLASVSLMAADAAQANNSGAFSAKDINAASIYKRQCSLCHGEKGEKSPEPGIAPLAGRDATILALRIRAYRDQDKGIGTYTMHKSSELMKNETVKLSDMQIGALAKYISSLK